From Staphylothermus hellenicus DSM 12710, a single genomic window includes:
- the gatE gene encoding Glu-tRNA(Gln) amidotransferase subunit GatE, with product MSSEKPDYSELGLKVGLEIHIQLNTAHKLFCNCPTRLVEEEAEDVFIRELRPARSELGEVDAAALLEWKKGRKYEYHAPRSSSCLVEADEEPPHEVNREALVTAVAVAKALNMYVVDEVHVMRKVVIDGSNTSGFQRTAIIALDGYIMDGDKKIGIQTLCLEEDAARKISEKKDKVQYKLDRLGIPLIEIATAPDINDPEEAERVAFKIGQLVRLTGKAKRGLGTIRQDLNVSIKGGAKIEIKGVQHLYLISKVVKYEALRQKKLLEIREELRKRNISPNHISGEIFDVTEVFKNTKSKIIRRVMSRKDHGVFAVILPGFKGLLGKELQPGRRFGTELADYARVWGGVGGLFHTDELPAYGISSSEVEELYKKLNADPSRDAIVLVADEKSKAYNALNAVIDRARQAFIGVPEETRAANPDGTTKYMRPRPGAARMYPETDIPPVEITEEMLREADKIVPEPLDVKLKRFIEEYGLSRELAYAIINDLRLDLFEKLVVKYKDKLPASLIASTITNTLKMLKGEGTPIENISDEDIEEVLDKVATREIAKEAIPQILDYIARNPGTKIDDAIEKLGLKKLSIEELDKIIDRVIKENIEKIMQKPGKAFKIVMGNVMKTVRGKIDGRTVAEKVREKLSELANKP from the coding sequence ATGAGTAGTGAGAAGCCCGATTATAGCGAGCTCGGCTTAAAAGTAGGATTAGAAATCCACATACAGCTTAATACAGCACATAAATTGTTCTGCAACTGCCCAACCAGGCTTGTCGAGGAAGAAGCTGAGGATGTGTTTATTAGAGAACTAAGACCTGCTAGGAGCGAATTAGGAGAGGTAGATGCTGCAGCATTACTTGAGTGGAAGAAGGGTAGAAAATACGAGTATCACGCTCCTCGTTCATCCTCATGTCTTGTAGAAGCAGATGAGGAGCCTCCCCATGAGGTAAATAGGGAAGCATTAGTAACGGCTGTAGCAGTCGCGAAAGCTCTCAACATGTATGTTGTTGACGAAGTACATGTAATGAGGAAAGTGGTTATTGATGGAAGCAATACTTCGGGTTTTCAAAGAACTGCTATAATAGCATTAGATGGTTATATTATGGATGGAGATAAGAAAATAGGTATACAAACACTGTGCTTAGAAGAAGATGCAGCTAGAAAAATTAGTGAGAAAAAAGACAAGGTTCAATACAAACTTGACAGACTTGGAATACCATTGATAGAAATAGCTACGGCGCCAGATATAAACGATCCGGAAGAAGCTGAAAGAGTAGCTTTCAAGATAGGACAACTTGTACGTTTAACCGGTAAAGCTAAGAGGGGTCTTGGAACAATAAGGCAGGACTTAAATGTTTCAATTAAAGGAGGTGCTAAGATAGAAATAAAGGGCGTACAACACCTCTATCTCATATCTAAAGTTGTTAAATACGAAGCTCTTAGACAGAAAAAACTATTAGAAATACGAGAAGAGTTGAGGAAAAGAAATATTTCACCAAATCATATAAGTGGCGAAATATTCGATGTAACTGAGGTTTTCAAGAACACCAAATCTAAGATCATAAGGAGAGTTATGAGCAGAAAGGATCACGGAGTATTCGCAGTTATACTGCCAGGGTTTAAGGGTTTACTTGGTAAAGAATTACAGCCGGGACGTAGATTTGGAACAGAATTAGCAGATTATGCTAGAGTATGGGGCGGTGTAGGTGGGTTATTCCACACAGACGAATTGCCAGCCTATGGTATATCATCCAGTGAGGTGGAAGAGCTTTATAAGAAACTAAACGCTGATCCGTCAAGGGACGCAATAGTATTGGTTGCCGATGAAAAATCGAAAGCATATAACGCATTAAACGCTGTAATTGACAGGGCTAGACAAGCCTTCATAGGAGTGCCCGAGGAAACAAGAGCGGCTAATCCGGATGGAACAACAAAATATATGAGGCCTAGGCCGGGAGCAGCTAGAATGTATCCGGAAACAGATATACCGCCGGTTGAAATAACCGAGGAAATGCTTAGAGAAGCAGATAAGATTGTTCCTGAGCCCTTAGATGTTAAGCTGAAAAGATTTATTGAAGAGTATGGTTTAAGCAGAGAACTAGCATATGCTATAATAAATGATCTCAGACTAGATCTGTTTGAGAAACTAGTAGTAAAATATAAGGATAAACTACCTGCATCCCTAATTGCTTCAACCATAACCAATACATTAAAAATGCTTAAAGGCGAAGGAACACCTATTGAGAACATATCAGATGAAGATATTGAAGAAGTTCTAGACAAAGTAGCTACTCGAGAAATAGCTAAAGAAGCGATTCCTCAAATTCTAGATTATATCGCCAGAAACCCTGGTACAAAAATAGATGATGCAATAGAAAAACTGGGATTGAAAAAACTAAGCATAGAAGAACTTGATAAAATTATTGATAGGGTAATAAAGGAGAATATTGAAAAGATCATGCAGAAGCCTGGAAAAGCATTCAAAATCGTTATGGGAAACGTTATGAAAACAGTTAGAGGAAAAATTGATGGTAGAACTGTGGCTGAAAAAGTTAGGGAGAAACTATCAGAGCTAGCAAATAAGCCATAA